The genomic DNA ATGGATATAAAGAAGCATGAATTCATATTGGATGAGTGCTTATACTTTAAAAAGGAATCGGAAATAATAGAGATTTTATAAATGTGTTTTTACTTTTCATAGGAACTTGTATTACAATATGGTAAAATTATTTCAATATATTTATTTAATATAAAAATACAAAGAGGGAGCGTGAAAAAAGTGGATTTTCGATTTGAATTTACAACAAAGGTGAAAGAATACTTAGATGATGAGAAGGATGAAAAAATAATAAAAGATGGACATAGAGATATCATTTTTCAGTATTTATACCCATTAGAGAGTGAAATTGGCATTTATAAAAATCCTAACTTTACTTTTTTGGCATCAGGAAGACGCTCGCATATCGTATTAGAAAATATTGAATTTAAAACAGAGGTAAATGTAAAAAGTAACATTATTGAAATTACAAAAATAGTGGATAATGTCGTTATTCCGTTAGATACTATCGTAGCGAAAGATCGGGAATTATTTGCACTTGGGCGTAATGAGAAGTTTAGTGTACAAATATTAGAGCAGTATCTCTTTGATACATTTGGAGAAAAATTAGGTTTAAAATGAATGGAATGGCCTATGTATTTATAGGTAGTGAATTTTAGTGTATCTCATTCGCATTTGACCTTTCATTTAATTTATACTACAATTCGTAGTGTGAAAGGAGCTATACTATGTTTACTCAAAACTATAAGTTAAATGAGCAAGGGTTAAATCATTTCTTTGGACCGCTTGAGGCGAAAATTATGGAGATTGTTTGGTCTAACGAAGGTATTACGATTAAAGAAGTACAGCAGAAATTAAGTGAAGAATCACCTGTGAATTTTAACACTGTTATGACAGTTATGAACAGGTTAGTAGAGAAATTACACTTAGAAAAACAGACTGTAAAAAGAAGTGGCATATATCGTGCTGTACAAACAAAAGAAGAATTCTTATCCAATCAAACGAAGAAAATGACACAGGAATTGATGGGGGAGTTTGGAGATTTAGTTGTAAATCATATGCTAGATGAGTTAGAGCAGGCTGATCCGACTTTAATAAAAAAGTTAGAAGACAAATTGAGTCAGTTAAAAAAAGAGGATTCATGAAATGAAATGGCAAATGCGTAAAATCGTATTGTTAGCAGTAATTGTTAGTACTCTCTTTTTCAGTATGTTAGTGTATTACGTTACATATCCATTTCTGTTTCAAAATAAGATGCTCTTTCTTTCAAATTTTTGCTTGTTCCAGTTAGAAAAACATATGAAAGAATTATCGCTCATTCGTATTATAATCGCTGGATTATTATTACTTACTGTATTAATCGTGTGCAAAAGAATTTGGCGACAATTTTTCTATGGTAAAAAATTACAAAAAGTACTTATCCCTTTCATCCGAAAAGGAAAACAAATATATATATTGCCGACTACGGAAGTTGCGGCATTTACAATTGGGCTATTTCGTCCGAAAGTTGTCATGTCAGAAGGAATGCTTCAAACATTTTCAGATGAAGAAATGGATGCAATTATTTTCCATGAAGAATATCATCAAAATAATCGTGATCCTTTAAAATTATTTTGTTTTACGCTATTAGCAGAAGGAATGATGTACATACCGATATTAAAAGGGTTGTTACAGCGGTATCACACGTATCAGGAGCTAGCTGCTGATAAATATGCGATGCAAAAAATGGAATCTTCATTTGAGTTAGGTAGCGCGTTATTAAAATTAATTAAAATAAAGACAATGGAAAATCGATGTGTTACAGCTTCATTTGCAAAAACAGCAATAAATTTACGAATCGAGCAAGTGTTAAATGAAAAGGTTGTTAAGCTTACTATTCCGTTACATACGAATTCGGTATATGTAACAGCAGGTTTATTCTGTATGTCGGTTGTACTTATTGTCGGAGAGTGCATATAGCCTCTTTTTTTTAAGAATTAGCACTACTTGTTGTAGTGTTTTAGGGGGAATAAAATGAATGCAGCAGATTTAACAATTTGGCTTGTAGCAGGGGCAGGAGTATTGTCATTTATATCACCATGCTCTTTACCGCTATATCCATCTTATTTATCTTATATTACAGGTGTGTCTATTCAAGATTTAAAAGAAAATCGTGGGATTATGCAAAAATCAGCGATTATACATACCGTATTTTTTATGATCGGATTTTCGGTTATATTTTACGCGTTAGGTTTATCGGTAAGCTGGATTGGAATAACATTTTCATCTAACCAAAAATTGATTCAACAAATTGGTGGGATTTTTATTGTTTTAATGGGGCTATTTATGACGGGCTTGTTTCAGCCTAAGTGGCTTATGGCAGAGAAAAAGGTGCAGTATAGAAGTAAATCGACTGGATATATTCGCTCGATTTTAGTCGGTATGACATATGCAGCGGGTTGGACGCCATGTGTTGGACCGATATTTTCAGCTGTACTCATGCTTGGCGCGACGAATCCTGAAGGGGCACTTCTTTATATTACAGCATATACTCTTGGGTTTGCGGTTCCATTTTTCGTGATGGCATTCTTTATTGGGAAGATAAAATGGATCGTTACATATGCCAATGTCATGATGAAAATTGGCGGTGGAATGATGATTGTAACAGGTATTTTATTATATACAAATCAAATGACGAAGATTACAGCATTCTTTATTCGTCTATTCGGTGGATTTACGGGCTTTTAATAATGAGGAGGAAGAAAAGTGAAGAAACTAATTGCGATTATACTGGCCGGTGCACTAATTTGGACCGGAGTTAACTTTTATAATACAAAGAAAGAAGAAAAAGAAAGAAAAGCAAAACAAGCGGAGTTACAAGAAACAGAAATACTGCCACAAGTAGGATTTAAAGCACCAAACATAACGTTAAAAGGATTAGACGGGAAGCTGCATTCGTTAAATGATGCAAAAGGAAAACCGTATCTTATTAATTTTTGGGCATCATGGTGTGGACCATGTGAAATGGAGGCACCTGACTTAGTTCATATGTATGATAAATATAAAAAAGATGTTGAAATTTTTGCGGTAAATGCAACTATTGGAGATCCAGTACAAGAAGCGAGCGCATTTGCAGATCGTCACGGATTTAAGTTTCCTGTTTTATTAGATATGGACGGAGTAGCTGGATTAGATTATAAAGTATTTTCTTTACCAACGACATTTTTTGTTAATAAAGATGGAATTATCGTAGAGCAAGTACGAGGCGTATTACCTCCAGATCAATTAGAAGAGAAATTTAAGAAATTAATTGAGAGTTAAGAAGGGATTTCATAGTGATGGAGTGGATCGTGAGGTTACAACCCGTATCTCTTATAATTGGAAGTTTATTTGGATTTATGTTGATGAAACGAAAGATGAAGAAACAAAGTGTACCATATGAAAAAATGATGGATGCAGTAACAAATGCTTTTCTTATCATCGTATTTGTATGGAAATTTGCACCGGCAATATTAAATCCAGTATGGGCTATTAGGTCACCACTGCAAGCGTTATTAGCTGTAGGCAGTATGCAACACATTGTAGTAGGATGCATAATTGCGATTGTATACATTGTTTGGAGAAGTAAAAAGGAGCAATTCTCGCTTCGTATTTTACTTGATACATTGCCTTATGGACTATGTATGAGTCTTATTTTTTATTTTCTATTCCACCAAGAAGTAGGTGTACAAACGACATTGCCTTGGGGAATGAAAATATATGAATCTAAATTTTTATACCACCCCATTTTCGCATACGAGATCATCCTTGCCCTTTGTATCATAGGCTTGCTATGGATGAAAGATGAAAGACTAGGAAATGGAAAGAATATAAGTGTTTTTCTAATTATTGAGGGGTTTGCTCATATTATTATTTCACTTGTTAGTGAACAGAATTCGTTTCTATTTGGTTTATCAGTTCAGCAATTACTCAGTTTTTGTGTTATGAGTTTAGGGATTTTGTTCATGCCGAAAAAATAAAAATAGCCATGTACGGAATGCATCCGTATGTGGCTATTTTTATTACCTATATTAAAAAATCGGTGGAGTAACAGAAAATAAAACAATAGCATTTTTTTCGAATTGATTTACCCATTTATGTTTTAAATAAGCGGGTATTTTTACGCTATCACCCGTTTCTAATATGTATTCTTCTTCATTTAAATGTAATGTGATTTTTCCTTCTAATACAAATGCTAATTCTTCACCTTTATGTTCTAGTACATTTTCTGATGAAGCTGTATTCGGCGGGACGGTCATAATTGCTGTTGCTAAATTCCCTGTGAAATCAGGTGATAGCATTTCATATGATAAATTATCGATAATCATTTTTTTTCGTTTATGAGAACGTACAATTAAATCGTCTGTATTTGTATCTTCAAGTAAAAAGCTAAATGTTGGAACATCAAGAGCTTTAGCGAGTACTTTTAATGTTTGGATAGAAGGGTTAGCAGATCCGCGTTCAATTTGACTTAACATAGATGGTGTAATTTCGGCCATCTTTGCTAAGTCTTTACTCGTTAAACCTTTTTCCTTTCTTTGTTTTTCAATCTTTTTACCAATATCTATATTTTCCATAATGAAAATCTCCTTACTGATTATTAAATTATATTTAAATAAATTAAATTAAAATTAACTAAAGTGGATAATTTATGTTAAACTATATTAAAATTAATTTAATTATAATTTATTAAATCGTAAGCTACAAGGTGATGAGGAGGAAGAGAAATGAAGGAAATAGAGAAATTAAAAGAGGAATATCCATTATTAAATAAATTAATTAAAACAGAAGAAGTGTTTTGGGTGAATCCGAATATAGAAAAGTATGAAACGGCAATAAAAGATTCGCCACTAAAAGAAGAAAATGTAAAAGATGCGGAGGAGAGGTTAAAGCGTTTTGCATCATATATTGCGAAAGTTTTTCCTGAAACGAAAGAGACGAAAGGCATAATTGAATCACCTTTAGTGAAAATCCCTTCTATGAAACAAGCTTTAGAGAAAAATTACGAGCAACCTATTTTAGGAGAATTATTATTAAAATGTGATAGTCATCTTCCGATATCAGGATCAATTAAAGCTAGAGGCGGCATTTATGAAGTGTTGAAACATGCTGAACAATTAGCTTTGCAACACGGTATGTTAACAGAAGAAGATGATTATTCCATTTTAGATAGTGATACATGTAGAGAGTTTTTTGCCAAATATTCAATTGCGGTCGGTTCAACAGGAAATTTAGGACTAAGCATTGGGATTATGAGTGCGAAACTAGGTTTTAACGTAACTGTTCATATGTCAGCAGACGCGAAACAATGGAAAAAAGATTTATTAAGAAGTAAAGGTGTAAATGTTATTGAATATGAAGCTGATTATAGTAAAGCTGTAGAAGAAGGAAGAAGACAAGCAGATGCTGATCCTCGCTGTTATTTTGTAGATGATGAAAACTCACATGATTTATTTTTAGGATACGCAGTAGCAGCATCGCGTTTACAAAAACAATTAGAAGAGTTAGAGATTGTAGTGGACGAAGAACATCCTTTATTC from Bacillus basilensis includes the following:
- a CDS encoding DUF3942 family protein, which gives rise to MDFRFEFTTKVKEYLDDEKDEKIIKDGHRDIIFQYLYPLESEIGIYKNPNFTFLASGRRSHIVLENIEFKTEVNVKSNIIEITKIVDNVVIPLDTIVAKDRELFALGRNEKFSVQILEQYLFDTFGEKLGLK
- a CDS encoding helix-turn-helix domain-containing protein, producing MENIDIGKKIEKQRKEKGLTSKDLAKMAEITPSMLSQIERGSANPSIQTLKVLAKALDVPTFSFLLEDTNTDDLIVRSHKRKKMIIDNLSYEMLSPDFTGNLATAIMTVPPNTASSENVLEHKGEELAFVLEGKITLHLNEEEYILETGDSVKIPAYLKHKWVNQFEKNAIVLFSVTPPIF
- a CDS encoding BlaI/MecI/CopY family transcriptional regulator, with the protein product MFTQNYKLNEQGLNHFFGPLEAKIMEIVWSNEGITIKEVQQKLSEESPVNFNTVMTVMNRLVEKLHLEKQTVKRSGIYRAVQTKEEFLSNQTKKMTQELMGEFGDLVVNHMLDELEQADPTLIKKLEDKLSQLKKEDS
- the dsdA gene encoding D-serine ammonia-lyase; protein product: MKEIEKLKEEYPLLNKLIKTEEVFWVNPNIEKYETAIKDSPLKEENVKDAEERLKRFASYIAKVFPETKETKGIIESPLVKIPSMKQALEKNYEQPILGELLLKCDSHLPISGSIKARGGIYEVLKHAEQLALQHGMLTEEDDYSILDSDTCREFFAKYSIAVGSTGNLGLSIGIMSAKLGFNVTVHMSADAKQWKKDLLRSKGVNVIEYEADYSKAVEEGRRQADADPRCYFVDDENSHDLFLGYAVAASRLQKQLEELEIVVDEEHPLFVYLPCGVGGGPGGVAFGLKLLYKDNVHCFFAEPTHSPCMLLGLMTGLHDKIAVQDIEIDNVTDADGLAVGRPSGFVGKTMEPFLSGNYTVSDEELYRLLKELADTENIYLEPSALAGMIGPVKVCKEDAYLQKQQLMEKMQKGTHIVWGTGGSMVPEDVMNGYYKTGEALTMLEK
- a CDS encoding TlpA disulfide reductase family protein, encoding MKKLIAIILAGALIWTGVNFYNTKKEEKERKAKQAELQETEILPQVGFKAPNITLKGLDGKLHSLNDAKGKPYLINFWASWCGPCEMEAPDLVHMYDKYKKDVEIFAVNATIGDPVQEASAFADRHGFKFPVLLDMDGVAGLDYKVFSLPTTFFVNKDGIIVEQVRGVLPPDQLEEKFKKLIES
- a CDS encoding M56 family metallopeptidase, whose product is MKWQMRKIVLLAVIVSTLFFSMLVYYVTYPFLFQNKMLFLSNFCLFQLEKHMKELSLIRIIIAGLLLLTVLIVCKRIWRQFFYGKKLQKVLIPFIRKGKQIYILPTTEVAAFTIGLFRPKVVMSEGMLQTFSDEEMDAIIFHEEYHQNNRDPLKLFCFTLLAEGMMYIPILKGLLQRYHTYQELAADKYAMQKMESSFELGSALLKLIKIKTMENRCVTASFAKTAINLRIEQVLNEKVVKLTIPLHTNSVYVTAGLFCMSVVLIVGECI
- a CDS encoding prolipoprotein diacylglyceryl transferase family protein gives rise to the protein MEWIVRLQPVSLIIGSLFGFMLMKRKMKKQSVPYEKMMDAVTNAFLIIVFVWKFAPAILNPVWAIRSPLQALLAVGSMQHIVVGCIIAIVYIVWRSKKEQFSLRILLDTLPYGLCMSLIFYFLFHQEVGVQTTLPWGMKIYESKFLYHPIFAYEIILALCIIGLLWMKDERLGNGKNISVFLIIEGFAHIIISLVSEQNSFLFGLSVQQLLSFCVMSLGILFMPKK
- the ccdA gene encoding cytochrome c-type biogenesis protein CcdA, producing MNAADLTIWLVAGAGVLSFISPCSLPLYPSYLSYITGVSIQDLKENRGIMQKSAIIHTVFFMIGFSVIFYALGLSVSWIGITFSSNQKLIQQIGGIFIVLMGLFMTGLFQPKWLMAEKKVQYRSKSTGYIRSILVGMTYAAGWTPCVGPIFSAVLMLGATNPEGALLYITAYTLGFAVPFFVMAFFIGKIKWIVTYANVMMKIGGGMMIVTGILLYTNQMTKITAFFIRLFGGFTGF